tagctcttTCTAGAGTACGCTAAAGAAAATGccttaaactttgtatactcGATGAGGCGGGCAAACAACAGACCATTactgtaaatgtagtgtttaaggaagtttttggaaatgtttgatgtacacaacacaattacaattacaattatttatttcatttttctcttcatatatctTTACAAGGTTGCCTTATACAAGAAtagcttatttattttttaaaatattacaacataaaatttcggtgcaacgcacgggttacgGAACTAgtattattatatgtatattatttttattattatattatatactcCCATATATAGAATTTTTCAGCCATATATACAATTCCTAAAACGAGGTTTGTGAAGCGGGATTTTCAGCCATATATACAATTTTAATATACTTacactcatttttttcttttataatcaCAATTCCATTTTTTTTATCGCTTATTTTTTTCATCACATCATCTTTAAGAGTTTCAtcaatttctctattttttttttctttatctctCTATTAATGCTCAATAAAAGTCTTGCCCCTTATCGATCCCACTGTGAGGAATCGCAGTGGAAAAATGTGAGAAAACAAAAATGTTTGGTGTATTACACTATATATGGTATGTGTATACTGTGACACCCAGAGACGGATCTACGTTTAACTAGAGGGGGGCATCTCAAGATTTATAAATAGCACACCAATAATATCTATAAAATGGAATGACATACCAGGATTCAATTTGTTGAAGCTCAGGTTGTTGATTGTGTGATGCAACAAAGTTTATGCCGAAATCGTGATGATGATAATGAATGATGAAGGCTTGAAGGTCAGGGAAGAGGAGAGTGGATCGGTGGTGGGTGATTGATGAGGGATTAGAGGAGGCAAGGAGTGGAGgggatttagtggtgttggtgtttttatttatttaatatggagatgaagatgaagaggggGGAAATGAAGATGTTTGGGAGCTGAATACAtttatgttttgaatttttctgagtaagttgatgaacatggtgatgaagaagatgaagatgcatTTGTTTCTGGATTTTTCATATGAAGGGGTTGAATGTATCTGAACTAATtcctttattattttttaattaaatatttacgGAATATTCTGTTTAATATTGGATGTGAGTAGACGGAAAACTAAAAATGCAAATGACAGTTAATGAAAGGGATACAAATTTCTAATGATTTTTGTTTGGGACCAAAATCACAGAATGAAGAATGTGGGGACCAAAAGTACAGTTTAGGGTTaagaataatttaaatttttgctgttaaaaaaaaccaaatgattattaatgaatttttttttcaagtcaTTAACAATTCCCACACAACTTCCTGCGAAAAAAATGTTCAATCTTAAACAACGTAACTAAGCCAATATTtattggttttcttcttttatcACATTAgtatcatattttttatttctttttattcttttgtTATACACTCTTAGTGAATATAAATGAAGTGTGaacacttttattttttttgaaaatgtgaACACATCTTAATTCATATGTTTTTGCTTTTTAGGTTGCGTTGACCTTTTTCAATTTTACTTTTGGGAATTCGGAtggaataataaaaaaaatctaaatttcaCACATCATCCTCGTGTCTTTAGGCTTAGGATTTCAAATGGTAGTTccagtaaatattttttttatgataagattaagaattaattaatttcctacggctctatttatttgttttttaagaATTTGTTTTTATCATATATAGgtgcattttatttatttaaatgaaataaaagaatACTCAACGTATAATTAATTATGATTAAAAGAAAGAATTTATCACATGCCTACAAAACCTGCGATGCTATATGAGTTTAAAAGTCTTGcggtaaaaaaataaacaaattggTTAGGGCGTTAGGCCAATGTGGAAGAGATtataaaaatatgagaaatgATTAAAAGTATGAACTGAATGTAATATACCTGATTAtatttgtttgattttgaaCAACATCATTTTTCCATGGTTTCAGTTGCGCAGTAAATTATTTGTTGGTTTCATGATTTTTTTGATTATATTATATTGTAGGCTAGTAGCAGGTGAGAGCTCAGTTTTGTGAATTGATCATTGTGAAGCGCTGTTGCTGTGTTGCATGAGATAATGCATAACTGAAGTCATTTGTTGGAAATCATGGGCGGGTTCATTCTTGAGTTTCATTAACTAAGACTTCGTACTAAAAAACattgttgttattttttatatcaCGCCAACTGAGATCAGGTGTCCAAGAATTATTTGTTCTTACCAAATCTATCTATACTAGATACAATGCAGAGGTCCATTATCAAGACAAAAATCCGAAAGCCATCCTACACGTGTCCACTTATCAGCTCCCGTTGAAATCATCTTGCCTTCTTCTATCTTTTTACCTATATACCCGTCCTTAGGTTTTACATTCTGATGTCTCTGACATATCCCACTTCACTCGAATTCAGGAACTAAAGTTTTACCCAGAAATCCGGATTTCTGAAGTTTTCCCACTTTTGAATTCGAGATATAGATTTGTATGGATTGGCAGTCTATAAATAAACCCCCAAGTCTGATTCACCAAATCACAACATCATCGAAGTGAGTAATAGTTGTTTCAGTTCGACAGATTGTTTTGAAATGGAAGAAGTCACATCTAAGAAAGATACTTAGTTCACTTTCTTTTCTAGCAATTCCTCATTCTCTCTGACATGCTCCCTACTTCACATAGAGCTTTTTGCTCTATCATTCCTCATTAACCCGAGACAGACAAGTAAGAATGCAGCACGCACATGCTAGGGTGATATATCTGAGTAACGTTGCTCGTTCATTCGCCTGTACGTGATGTGTAATTTGCAGGTGAAGCATTTAGTGGGGCTCCAAATGTTCCTAACTTGCAATATATATAATAACTCCAgcctcttgttcttcttcttccattaaTAACTCTCTGTCTCTGCGCTAGATCTCTCTATTTCCTTCTGTCTTGTGATAAGTCTCTGAAACTCGTAAGTTACTAATAGTGGACTAAAAAGGAAGGAGACATacaggggaagaagaagagtctTCACGCTTTTCGATCCCCAGATTTTACACGTTTCTTTTTATGTTAATTGTGTAAATTTTTTCTCAGTTGAGCTCAAAAGTGAGGTGTTGAGTTTGTATTCGCCTAACGAATTATAATAACTTGCAGAATCATGGACATTTCACCATTGGAGAGTTCCTTCGAGCTGCCCTACCAACAGAACAACCAGCGTCGCTTCAGTGATGAGTTCGATGATTTTGAAAATTTCAGCCACCATTTCAACCTTCCAGCTGACAGGGTGCATTGCAATGGTTCCGGCGGCAGCGAAGGTAATGCAAGTAGCAGCAGAACCAAGaaagagaaggaggaggaggagaagaaggaggaggaggaggaggagaaaccCAGCAGTAGCAGCAGAAGGAGGAAGAGTACTTCTTCACCTGTCTTGGAACTTGAAGAAATCAAAAAGCACTTTGGGTTGAAGATAACAGAGGCGGCAAAGGAAATGAATGTTGGGTTGACTCTCCTCAAGAAAAGGTGCAGAGAGCTCAATATTATGAGGTGGCCACACAGACAACTTCAGAGCTTGAAGTCAGTCATCGACAATGTCAAGGTATAATGACATTAAACCAACAACAATCTCTTTGCTTTATTCTGTTCGTTTATTAATTCGCTTTTTGGTAAAAGATTCATGAGATTCTCATGTAGAAAGTAAGATCCTTGTAGAGCACCATCTTGCAGAGCTTTTTTACTCTGCAGTTTATGACCCCCAAACTGCAAGTATTGCAGGTGTTGGGAAAATTTTGGTGTaaaaaaagaaacaagggaTCTTACTTTCTACATGAGATTCAACAATAATTGTAATCCCAAGAGGAGGGACCCCACCGGGAATGATACTTCTTCAAAACTTTGTACTAGCTAGTTTGTACTTTGAAGTCTTTGGTGGGCAATGAAATCGATGACCATGATGTGTCATTTTTTATgtttgttcttatttagttaACAACATAgagtaaaaaatattatagtCCATTAGAGAGATAAGTGATGAACGTGACCTCATGATTTATGTATAATTTAGTGGTACACTTATCACTATTTGGTGAATGGTTGAAATTGTTTTATTTGTTGTGTGGTGCAGGAATTGGGACTAGAAGATGAGCTTGCCAAGTTGGAGGAGCAGAAAAGAATGTTGGAGAGAACACCGGGAATGAAGCTGAGTGAGAAAACAATGAAGCTCAGACAATCTTGTTATAAAACTAATTACAACAGGAGGAGGAGAAAACAGAACACTATAGGGAAGGACTCATCACTTGGTAGCTAGATTGGGATATTCTGATAGTTTAGCTAGGAAATAATTTAGCATGCAGCAGCACATGTTTTTTAGGGGTTTAGTTGGAAAAGAAAAGAGGTCAGGAGTGGTGTTTTTATCAAATCAATAATGTAGTCAAGGAGGTTTGATTTACCTATTTTTCACAGGCAGCTGTTGCATGTGTGGTTTATTCTTTTGTCTTAAAGAAGCAAACAATCTAGCAAGTACCCAGAAACCTGTTAAAGATTTTGGTTTTTATCTACCACACCACACTATGTTCTGGTCATGCTCTTAGAAATGACTGAAGCTAGCTTGAAAGAGTTAAATTACACATGGTGAAAGTGGAAACACAATAATCAATAATTATatttcacacctcattttttaggtgtggagagatggaagaagagagagattaaaagaaatgagagaggaaataaagatgtgataggtgatttgattgataaagaagataaaaatagatagaaaatgaaggtgaaaaatgagtggaaatatttttttttacatcggaaaacgGGTGGATGTGTGTATGTATCATAACTCACGCAATAATAGTAAtgacaaaaataatttaaattggcATCTAACATCATACATACTTTCAATAGACAGACATTAAAATGGTTTAAACTAACTCGTAGAGTCGGTCTTGGGATAGAACACTACACATAACTTGAAGTTGACTACTATGTTAGTATCTCCAAAACCGTAAGACATTATGTTTATGGGTCATTCTCCCTATAAACTCTTCCTCTTACCTTGGTTtctccaatgtgggacttgactcaaacacttgattccaacactTGTAAATTGTTAATCAACATTTAGCATTTTATTCAAGAGTTGGGTTATTTttaatctcttttttttataagctatatATTATGGTAATTTTATTTATAGGGTGTTGTTGGAGGGCTGCGTCTACAATGAGTTTGTGAAAACTGAATCATAGTGTGTCAATTTCACTTTTTTAGTGATAAGAAAAATTATCCTTCATTCCTGATCGAATTCTTTCCATTTTCTCCTTCCATCATCAACATGGTACACAAGCACCATCATCTGCTCTACCTTTTCTTCTTACTAACTTTTCCAGTTGAAGATGACCGTAAAAGGTGCAAGTGTGGAGAGATAGTGAATATTCATAAATCTGGCACGAAGTTAAATCCACGTAAATGATCTCGACCGAATACAATTTCTTGTTTCGTGCTCATTTATGTtaatatttgattttgatgCATAATGAAGGTGATTGTTGTTTTTTCTGAATGGTTTGAGCCTAACGAAGCAAGATCTTCTTCAACTACAACCTCTAATGCACCTCCTGCAACACCTCTTTCTACGTCATATGCCAGTACCGCTCTGTGTAGTTGTATTGACATAGTGTTGCGCATGCATGGACAAAAAAGGTTGAGAATACGCAAAAACAACTTGAGGTGTCGAGATAAAAAAAGTGCCGGATAAGAATATACTATTGCTAATTTCATGGACACTCAACGCAATCTTGTTCCAACaattgttttgaaaattttcaatatgATGTTGATCTCCATACTTTACAAGCTATTTTACTAATTAATGGAATATgtcaatttatttcatttgttttCTATGTCAAGTAATCTTCCATTGTTAGTGTGTTAACTATGTAAAAATATTCAAGATATTTGGGTTGCAGTTGTTAATAGAAGTTCACACATATTTAGTTATGGATCCGAGAAATTTATATTGTGGGGGCAAAGtatgtataaatatttttttcaaaatatatatttgtaaCATAAAATATAATACATTACTATtaaaatttgagttttattaCTATGCACgtacatttaaaaaaattgcataACTATCCAATTATAATCCATTAATTTGATATCTCATAATTAAATTAGAGTTGAAAAACATTtaacattaaaaataaataaatgtatttGGATACAAGTTTTTATCATTGATtttcaatattatttttttctttccttttcaagTTATTGGGTCAATGTTATGTCTTTCTTTATTACCTTAGAAATTGAATCCTAAATTGTTATTCAATTTTGTGGAAGAAGACAATAAAAAGAGAGAATCACAAGTTAAACATTTTGGTGGGGGCAATTATTTACATTGAAATTTTATGCAAGCAGTAATGTAATACATGAGCAGTATATTATTCAGATATTTGATGAGAATTAAGTGGGGTCAAATGACCCCAAACAGGGCTATGGGCGTCCACCCATGCACATATTTGTTTGTTGTACAAAATTTACGATTACTAAGTTCCTCCATCGTATTCAACAAGTAGAAAAACATATCTCTGCAATAAGAGGTGGCGTATGAATGATGAAGAGTTGGGATGAGGTCCATTGAAACATGTGTACGAGGACGTGTTCAAGAATGTTTGACATAAGATGAAGTGCATCGTCAAGCGTGTGGACATGAAGTGATTATGCCCAGTAACATAAAGATGAAGTGTATCATGAAGCACGTGAAATTGTTGTTAAAGTGTAAACTGGTGTAAAGTTGAAATGCATCGTCAAGCGCGTGGACATGAAGTGATTGTGCACAATTACATAAAGATGAAGTGTATTGTGAAGCACGTGGAATTGCTGTTGAAGTGCAAACTGGTGTAAAGTTGAAGTGCATCATGAGGCACGTAGACATAAAGTTGAAGTGCATCGTGAAGCGCGTGGACATAAAACTGAAGTGAAGGTTGACATAAAACTAAAGTGAACATTGACATAAAGTTGAAGTGTCAATTGACATAATGTTGAAGTGCATCGTGAATCACGTGGACAGTGCACCTTAACATAAAGTTGAAGGGCACCGCGGAGCGTGTGGACATAAAGATGATATGTATCGTGAGACGAGTTGACATAAAGATAATGTGCATCGTGAAACGCGTGAACATAAAGATGTTATGCATCATCAATCGTGTAGACATAACACTAAAGTATTGATGTACTACGCGTGACATAAACTAATTATGCATCAGTCAAACGCGTGACATAAACAGTATCGACTAACGTATGATCAAAATCACAAGTCCATTTTTGTCTAAATTTCATAGATGGATATGAACATCATGAGTTGTCCTGTAATAAATCGAGTTAATATATCTAATCTAAGAATTTTTAGGCTAGGCCGTTCGAGTTTTTCGCGGGAGTATGACATGGGTATAGATGTATTAACAAACACGTTCATGTTCTCACTACCACGTGATATTCTCGTCCATTTCATTGTCATTAACCACCTCAACATCGTCTCAAAATTGTGCTTCAAGATCATCATTGTCTTCACCCAAAAAATAACTATTTTGGTCACTATTATGATAATCTTGAAAATTGTGAATCAAGTTCACCATGGCCTTCAAAATTACTCTTCTGTTCATTGTCATGATCAGTTTCATCTTCATTCATAATCGGACTATTTTCATATAGTTAGTAACATCTTCACACTCTTCAAAATAATAATTAGTCTGGTCTTCAAAATTACAATGGGGCCGCTCCTCTTCTTTAGTCCCGAAAGATGAGTTATTCAATCCCTACGCACATTAAACTCTTACAATGTGCTCGTGGATATCATAACTATATAATACAGGGATCACCACATACCGCCATCCATCTTGGGGTGGAGAGAAGGAGAATAGGGAAACAAACAATGGTGAGGAACAAAGGAACAAATGAGTGAGTGAGGGTGAAGAGAGAATATAGGGTTGATGCATGTTGGATGGGGAATTGGTAAAGCGTGAAGAGAGTTGATGAAATGGGTAAAATGAGGGAATTAGTATGGATTTGCTACTACCAAAAtgagttgaagaacaaaaaatGGTCACTCTATCTAGTTCACCACACTATATCCGTCTTAAATTGGATTTGCTGCTACCAATAAAATATCTGCCAAATAATGTTAGTTCTTCACTTACATTGAAGCAGTGCTAGTGTAAGTTCTTTACTTACATTCTTCCATGTTTTATTTTGCCTCTTACATTGAAGGAGAGCTAAAAGACACAATGCAGTGAGCATTTAACTCTATGCTAAAACGTCTAATCAGTCCAATCAAAATAAATACCTTATCCGTTAAACAACAAATATCAGCCTCATTTCTTATGAAAAATTGGAAATAAAAGGAACTTGAACCCATTTTCAAACAATGGCCTTCATTGCTCTGAAGTTTGAACATTAATGTCTGCATGCACATTTATGAAGTAGTTGGACATTGAAGCCAGCCTCTCCAAAAATCAATATATAATCAACAtgagtttacttcttttttagTCTCAAACCCTGTGGGGTGGTGTGAGCAGTACATACCCTTGCCCAATTTGGCTTTGCTATTCCTCATTCTCTGACATGGCCTACTTCACTGAGCTTGACAAGTAAGAATGTGGTTCCGAATTTGACGCTCTTGTGTTTCAATTTTCAACTTGCTTCAAAGATCACATTCTCTTGTTAATGGAACATTCTCTCACGAATTTCTAGGTTGATTGGTAGTTGCAGTACTCTGTTTTCTTGTTTTGTGTAATATACTCTGTTCCCCCTTTGTTTTGTTTACATGTGGATGAgtgttttaactttttatgCTGTACATGCTGCAGAACCATGGACATTTCGCCGACATTGGAGAGTTTCTTCGAGCTGCCCTACCAGCAAAGCA
This is a stretch of genomic DNA from Lotus japonicus ecotype B-129 chromosome 1, LjGifu_v1.2. It encodes these proteins:
- the LOC130724409 gene encoding protein RKD4-like; translation: MDISPLESSFELPYQQNNQRRFSDEFDDFENFSHHFNLPADRVHCNGSGGSEGNASSSRTKKEKEEEEKKEEEEEEKPSSSSRRRKSTSSPVLELEEIKKHFGLKITEAAKEMNVGLTLLKKRCRELNIMRWPHRQLQSLKSVIDNVKELGLEDELAKLEEQKRMLERTPGMKLSEKTMKLRQSCYKTNYNRRRRKQNTIGKDSSLGS